A single window of Zea mays cultivar B73 chromosome 10, Zm-B73-REFERENCE-NAM-5.0, whole genome shotgun sequence DNA harbors:
- the LOC109942750 gene encoding G-type lectin S-receptor-like serine/threonine-protein kinase At2g19130 yields the protein MHRLRHFALHVLLLVIAHAPLPSAAVDTLRPGQALAGWKKLVSANGKFALGFFQLQPGSSYYLGIWFDEVPVLTPVWTANRDNPVSNSTSPELTISGDGNMAVVLAESGTTTVWSTSTEANATSNDTVAVLLDSGNLVLRSSSNSSLVFWESFDYPTDTQLPGVKIGWDKVTGLDRRLVSRKNSVDLSSGLYSSTMGHDGVARMLWNSSAVYWSSTWTGGFFSAIPEMSAGSPLANFTFVDNAREVYFTYNIFDESTVIRTTLHVSGRNQVRVWTGQDWMTVNNQPAHQCDAYAVCGPFTVCTDSASDADPSCDCMRGFSVRSPAEWAVKDRTGGCVRNTPLNCAADGRNRTGVPADKFYSMPGVRLPQNGRQSMPNASSAIECAQACLSSNCSCTAYSYGGEDGCSLWHGELVNVAADGNEGMIYLRLAAKELESGKGNRIAMVAGVAALVLVLVVVVVICSRRNNGKWWSRPIADSDKGGSVVGIATFKYADLQDATKKFSEKLGAGGFGCVFKGRLAGDSTDIAVKRLDGALGNVQGEKQFRAEVNSVGFIQHINLVKLIGFCCEGDRSLLVYEHMPNGSLDSHLFQSCRRRAALDWSTRYQIALGVARGLGYLHHGCRDCIIHCDIKPQNILLDASFAPKIADFGMAKFLGREFSRVVTTMRGTVGYLAPEWISGTPVTPKVDVYSYGMVLLELVSGKRNYVEHSSSRAEGQGDYLPVQAAHKLLHGDVLSVVDADLQGELNVEEAERVCRVACWCIQDLESDRPTMIEVVQFLEGICQVEIPPMPRLLTAIAGSGSHQTRVSSL from the coding sequence ATGCATCGTCTCCGTCATTTTGCTCTCCATGTGCTCCTTCTCGTCATAGCGCATGCACCCTTGCCCTCCGCCGCGGTAGACACGCTACGGCCCGGCCAAGCACTTGCCGGCTGGAAGAAGCTCGTCTCTGCCAACGGCAAGTTCGCGCTCGGCTTCTTCCAGCTCCAACCAGGGAGCTCCTACTACCTCGGCATTTGGTTCGACGAAGTCCCCGTGCTGACTCCAGTGTGGACAGCCAACAGGGACAACCCGGTATCCAACTCCACCTCGCCGGAGCTCACCATCTCCGGCGACGGCAACATGGCTGTCGTCTTAGCTGAGAGCGGCACCACCACCGTCTGGTCTACCTCTACCGAGGCCAACGCAACAAGCAACGACACCGTCGCGGTGCTCTTGGACAGCGGCAACCTCGTCCTCCGCAGCTCCTCCAACTCGTCGCTCGTATTCTGGGAGAGCTTCGACTACCCGACGGACACCCAGCTACCCGGCGTAAAGATCGGGTGGGACAAGGTCACAGGCTTGGACCGCCGGCTTGTTTCGAGGAAGAACTCCGTCGATCTGTCCTCAGGTCTATACTCGTCGACGATGGGCCACGACGGGGTCGCCAGGATGCTGTGGAACTCGTCTGCCGTGTACTGGTCTAGCACGTGGACCGGTGGGTTCTTCAGCGCGATACCGGAGATGTCCGCAGGCTCCCCTCTCGCCAACTTCACCTTCGTCGACAACGCCCGAGAGGTCTACTTCACCTACAACATCTTCGACGAGAGCACGGTCATCCGCACCACGCTGCATGTCTCCGGCCGGAACCAGGTGCGCGTGTGGACCGGGCAGGACTGGATGACGGTGAACAACCAGCCAGCGCACCAGTGCGACGCGTACGCTGTCTGCGGCCCTTTCACCGTCTGCACGGACAGCGCTTCCGACGCGGATCCTTCCTGCGACTGCATGAGGGGGTTCTCCGTACGGTCGCCGGCGGAGTGGGCGGTCAAGGACAGGACGGGCGGGTGCGTCAGAAACACTCCGCTCAACTGTGCTGCCGACGGTAGGAACAGGACAGGTGTGCCAGCTGACAAGTTCTACTCCATGCCAGGCGTTAGGCTGCCCCAGAATGGCCGCCAGTCCATGCCGAACGCGTCGAGCGCGATCGAATGCGCGCAGGCTTGTTTGAGTAGTAACTGCTCTTGCACCGCGTACTCTTACGGCGGCGAAGATGGGTGCTCCCTGTGGCATGGCGAGTTAGTTAACGTAGCTGCTGACGGTAACGAAGGGATGATTTACCTTCGCCTTGCTGCGAAAGAGCTAGAGAGTGGGAAAGGCAACAGGATTGCCATGGTAGCTGGTGTTGCCGCTTTGGTTTtggttctcgtcgtcgtcgtagtGATTTGCAGCAGGCGGAATAATGGGAAGTGGTGGTCTAGACCCATAGCTGACAGTGATAAAGGCGGTAGCGTCGTTGGCATAGCTACGTTCAAGTATGCTGACCTGCAAGACGCGACGAAGAAGTTCTCGGAGAAGCTAGGCGCGGGTGGCTTCGGCTGTGTGTTCAAGGGGCGCCTAGCAGGTGACTCGACCGACATAGCAGTGAAGAGGCTCGACGGAGCTCTGGGCAACGTACAGGGAGAGAAGCAGTTCAGGGCAGAAGTGAACTCGGTCGGATTCATCCAGCACATAAATCTGGTGAAGCTGATCGGGTTCTGCTGCGAGGGCGACAGGAGTCTACTCGTGTACGAGCACATGCCGAACGGCTCCCTGGACTCCCACCTGTTCCAGAGCTGTCGCCGTCGTGCAGCTCTAGACTGGAGCACCAGATACCAGATAGCTCTCGGGGTTGCCAGAGGTCTAGGGTACCTGCACCACGGCTGCCGGGACTGCATCATACACTGCGACATCAAGCCACAGAACATACTTCTGGACGCGTCTTTCGCTCCAAAGATCGCGGATTTCGGGATGGCCAAGTTTCTCGGGAGGGAGTTCAGCCGCGTCGTGACCACGATGCGAGGAACCGTCGGGTATCTTGCTCCGGAATGGATCAGTGGGACGCCTGTTACTCCCAAGGTTGACGTTTACAGCTACGGGATGGTCTTGCTAGAGCTCGTGTCGGGGAAGAGGAACTATGTCGAGCATTCGTCCAGTCGTGCCGAAGGCCAAGGAGACTATCTGCCCGTGCAGGCTGCGCACAAGCTTCTCCATGGAGATGTTCTGAGCGTTGTGGATGCGGACTTGCAAGGTGAGCTGAACGTGGAGGAAGCTGAACGAGTCTGCAGAGTCGCGTGCTGGTGCATCCAGGATCTTGAGTCGGATCGGCCCACGATGATTGAGGTGGTGCAGTTTCTGGAGGGAATATGCCAAGTAGAAATTCCCCCGATGCCAAGGCTACTCACTGCTATTGCCGGAAGCGGATCACATCAGACGAGAGTGTCATCTCTGTAG